CTGGGAGGACCCTGCGCATCCCGGACACGGCGACTGGTCGATGCTGGGCGCAGATGGCTGCGGCGCCCAGGCGGTGCACGTGGACGCGACGCCCGTGCGCTTCGATCTGACCATCCCCGGTGACCTGCTCGCGAGCCTTACCTGGCGCAACCGCCGGGGTCAGACTCGCGGTCTGAAGTACGTGGTGGACGGCCGTCTCGAGAAAGCGGTCAGCCTTCAGGGGTTCTACCGTCTGACTCCTGAGGCCGCTGACCAGTTGGCGAAGGTCGTAGCGAGCGCCGCCCCTTGATGTCGACGGACCAGGAAGGATCGGTCAATGCGACCTTCGGCGGGTCATGTGCGCCGGTTCACTGCGCTCGGAGCCCACTTCGGTACCAGTTCGTCGCGAAGGCACTCGGCTGTGGCGACAAGACCACCACCCGGCTGGTCACCGAGGCCGGCGGAAGTCGGAGTCGATGCGCCCCTGGCGGCCACAATCGGTGACCACGGGAGGACGGGTAACTCATGCAACCGACGCTCTGAAAGGATCGGTGGGGATGATCTCTGCCTCGTCGAAGAGCTGTTCCAACGCCTCGTGCCCGTGACGCCTGCGGAACTCGATCTCGGCTGCCGTTACGGGCAGGGTCCACAGAAGGCGGGCGTGGCCCCCGGGAACGGGACAGTGTTCGAGGTCTGGTCCGTGGAGGTAGGGCAGGCTGATCAGCAGGTGGTCGCAGGTTGACCCCGGCACCCACGGTTCACCGATCGGCATGCTGTGTTGCAGGTCGAGCTGATGTCCTCCGCAGTGGTAGTAGGCGATCATCGCCATGAGGTCGATGAACCGCTGGTCGCGGACGTGGGCGGTCATGACGAACTCGAGGCCGTGACCGTCCTTCTCCATCGCGGCCCAGCACCCGGCGGTCACATAGGCCCAGCTGTCACTGCGGGGACCGGGCCCCACGAGGACAACGCGCAGATCGGGCAATACCTCTCGCCGTTCCGGCCCGAGGTCGTAGTCGACGACCTCCACCGAGTGCCCTTCGAAGAAGTGCCGGACATGCCGCTCAACGGCCTCCGCGGCCAGCACCCTCGCATCGCTCACCACGCGATCATCCCACCGCGACGGACCACCTCTGACGGCTCACTCAGCGCCATGGGGCGATGTCGCCCGCGATTACTTGACACTGCGGGGGCGCATACCGTGCCTATAGGCGCACTACCCACTTTTCGGTGTCGTCCCCGGGCGGCAACCGAAGTGCTCCAGCGGCGCGGTCCAGGAACTGCGGCCGGTGTCGAGCGCGCGGACGATGGAATACTGCCAGCCGGGATACGGGGATGCGCTGGTGGGGGCATCGGCATTGGGGCCGCAGCCAGCAGGTGATGTCGACGGCCAGGACCAGACGGCCATCAACGGCCCGCGGCGGGGGCACCCGGTCAGGGCCGGCGCAGCCGGTCCGTATCCACCTTGGCCGCGGGCCACTGCCGCATTGTTCTGAAGAGCTCGTGCGATGCTCAGCCGGTGGTTCGGGAGGTGGTCAGGGATCGGGCGTAGTCGGCGAGTGTGCGGAAGTCGTTGTCCCGTAGGCCGATCCTCGGGTTGACGTGGTGGAGGAGTCCGGGGCCTTGGTGGTGGGCGGTGACGTACGTCTGATTCAGCTCGCTCTGCTCGTCGTCCACCCAGGTGAAAGGGCGGCCGTCCGCGTAGTCCACCAGCGGTCCGGTCTTCCAGTGGACTCCGTCAGGGCGTTCTTGGAGCAGGGCGTCGCCGAAGTCCACGAAGGGGAGTTCTGGCAGGCCGAGGACCGGTGCGATCCACCGATTGGCGTCGTCCATCCATGTGGTGGCCCAGCACAGCTCGAAGCCGAGCTGAAGCAGGGTTCGTCCGTGTTCTGGGTTGAGCCAGACACGTAGGGGGCGTCGTCGGGACGAGAAGCCCGTGTCGTGCTCATGGGCGTCGTTCCGGGGGGGTCTGAGTGTGGTGTAGCCGTCGGGCCGCCTCTCCGGCTTGGCCGCGTAGGGGTTGAGTGGCCCGTCCACGTCGAGGAACAGCATTGGTCGGTTCACGGTTTC
Above is a genomic segment from Streptomyces glaucescens containing:
- a CDS encoding suppressor of fused domain protein codes for the protein MSDARVLAAEAVERHVRHFFEGHSVEVVDYDLGPERREVLPDLRVVLVGPGPRSDSWAYVTAGCWAAMEKDGHGLEFVMTAHVRDQRFIDLMAMIAYYHCGGHQLDLQHSMPIGEPWVPGSTCDHLLISLPYLHGPDLEHCPVPGGHARLLWTLPVTAAEIEFRRRHGHEALEQLFDEAEIIPTDPFRASVA